Proteins co-encoded in one Papaver somniferum cultivar HN1 chromosome 5, ASM357369v1, whole genome shotgun sequence genomic window:
- the LOC113278890 gene encoding uncharacterized protein LOC113278890 has protein sequence MEAHLKHLQLTLAMLRKHSLFAKLSKCAFAQPQLEYLGHIITANGVAADPDKVTAMVSWPQPQTLKQLRGFLGLTATTDSFAWSDAATHAFSSIKLAMTSAPVLALPDFSQPFTLETDACSKGVGVVLMQNGKPIAFLNKPLGPKALALSTYEKEFLAIILSIQKWKHYLCSQQFIIHTDHQILKYLMDQKLSTSLQQKWLVKLMGLDYVIKYKKGSENQAADALSRLPSASCSSLSSILRFKGRLYIGSGTALRSSILHSLHASAVGGRSGINGTYHRARTSFFWPNMKTDIIKLVTSCDVCQCNKGDNSFPGGLLQPLPIPDTSWQHISLDFIEGLPMSFKKNVILVVVDRLTKYSHFIPLGHPFTAITVSKEFLSHVFKLHGLPSSIERDLMLQQLKEDLSKAQSRMNFFADKKRTDKHFEVGDLVFLKLQPYRQTSVVVRKNFKLSAKYFGPFEVIQKVGVVAYKLKLPVGSRIHPVFHVSQLKKKIGLQTVPSPQLPLVDHAGQFVIEPVAVLDTRTTVRGTFQIPQVLVKWCNSDPSDSTWEYTAHIQAQFPDFILEYKDL, from the exons ATGGAAGCTCACCTGAAGCATTTACAGCTTACATTAGCTATGTTAAGGAAGCACTCTCTGTTTGCCAAGTTATCCAAATGTGCATTTGCTCAGCCACAACTCGAATACCTTGGCCACATTATCACTGCCAATGGTGTTGCTGCAGACCCTGACAAAGTTACAGCCATGGTCAGTTGGCCACAACCTCAAACTCTGAAGCAGCTAAGGGGCTTCTTAGGACTTACTGCTACTACC GATTCTTTCGCCTGGTCTGATGCTGCCACTCATGCCTTCTCATCCATCAAGCTTGCTATGACTTCAGCCCCTGTATTAGCCCTGCCAGATTTCTCTCAACCATTTACCTTAGAAACAGATGCATGTTCAAAAGGTGTTGGTGTTGTACTTATGCAGAATGGTAAACCCATTGCATTCCTCAACAAACCATTGGGTCCTAAGGCGTTGGCCTTGTCTACCTATGAGAAAGAATTTTTAGCCATTATCTTGTCTATTCAAAAGTGGAAGCACTATCTGTGCagtcaacaattcatcatacacACTGACCATCAGATTTTGAAGTATCTCATGGATCAAAAATTGTCAACTTCCTTGCAGCAAAAATGGTTGGTCAAATTAATGGGCCTTGACTATGTTATCAAATATAAAAAAGGATCAGAAAATCAGGCTGCTGATGCCTTATCTAGACTGCCTTCTGCTTCTTGTTCATCCTTGTCA AGCATCTTGAGGTTCAAAGGGAGACTCTACATTGGCTCAGGCACTGCACTTAGATCTTCTATATTACATTCCTTACATGCCTCAGCTGTTGGAGGACGTTCTGGAATTAATGGTACTTATCACAGAGCTAGAACTTCTTTCTTTTGGCCCAATATGAAGACTGATATTATTAAGCTTGTCACATCTTGTGATGTTTGCCAATGCAACAAAGGAGACAATTCATTTCCAGGGGGCCTCCTCCAACCACTCCCAATACCTGATACTTCTTGGCAACACATCTCATTAGATTTTATAGAGGGACTTCCcatgtcttttaagaagaatgtcATTCTAGTAGTTGTGGATAGATTGACAAAATATAGTCACTTCATTCCTCTTGGCCATCCATTCACTGCTATAACAGTTTCTAAGGAGTTTCTTTCTCATGTGTTTAAACTTCATGGACTTCCTAGTTCAATT GAAAGAGACCTTATGTTGCAACAATTGAAGGAAGACCTCTCCAAGGCACAAAGCAGGATGAATTTTTTTGCAGATAAGAAGAGGACTGACAAACACTTTGAAGTGGGTGACTTAGTTTTCTTGAAGCTCCAACCTTATAGGCAAACATCCGTTGTTGTCAGAAAGAATTTCAAGCTCTCTGCAAAATACTTTGGCCCATTTGAAGTCATTCAAAAAGTTGGAGTTGTTGCCTATAAACTCAAGCTTCCTGTAGGGTCTAGAATCCACCCAGTATTCCATGTATCTCAATTGAAAAAGAAGATTGGCTTGCAGACTGTTCCCTCACCTCAACTTCCACTAGTGGACCATGCAGGTCAGTTTGTCATTGAACCAGTTGCTGTTTTGGACACTAGAACTACTGTCAGAGGAACATTTCAAATTCCACAGGTCTTGGTGAAGTGGTGTAATTCAGATCCATCAGATTCAACATGGGAGTATACTGCACACATCCAAGCTCAGTTTCCAGACTTCATCCTTGAGTACAAGGATCTCTAA
- the LOC113278891 gene encoding uncharacterized protein LOC113278891, whose product MATKEKLQEISNIVTQHTDLITEIKTEIQSLGDKMNLLINLFQSVQSNHPEVFGSETQQPYPGNPFTDLHQVIHNFSNTESRKFTRTPKVDFPRFNGTNPRGWALKYDRYFGLHKFPDDERVDMAAIHFNSSADSWFLNYQQGKEFISWDTFKHDLCARFEDVAQDNYVGSFNKLAQTTTIEDYYDLWEHYKSFMIANSPYLPKSLYTLSFISGLKEEIHTVVQMFKPENTATNFYLARLQQASLHHQPKPTKSFSRPFVPSPLSVSHPPSTIKPFFSPSSTLTKHNTSSSTPIVTHPPTPTKTSPDNSLPPVKRLTHAQMQVRKYKGICYNFDEFYRQSHRCKTQQLFMLIADEDLEDHGSLSTEEISDTYPSASDSTIEISLQALTGNIAHDTIRISGHLNKHPVVVLIDTGSTHNFIDAALTSKLGLHVSPTGHMLVTVANGDSTINMGIFHHLNWEMQGHQFSSNLQDLPLGGCDIVLGADWLRQLGDVTFNFNKMSISFIHQGNPIALQGTTSKPYLSLISASSLKKFIKSNTPTLIGQFFYIYVTPVLPPPLAVSALLDTFSDVFADATGLPPSRSLDHQIPLKTGLIQLLKDHISGLMSISLWSNH is encoded by the coding sequence ATGGCCACCAAGGAAAAACTTCAAGAAATTTCTAATATAGTTACTCAACATACCGATTTAATCACTGAGATCAAAACTGAGATTCAATCTCTGGGTGATAAGATGAATCTTCTTATTAATTTGTTTCAATCGGTGCAATCTAATCATCCTGAAGTGTTTGGATCTGAGACTCAACAACCATATCCGGGAAACCCATTTACAGATCTTCATCAGGTGATTCATAATTTCTCCAATACTGAATCTCGTAAGTTCACTCGTACCCCCAAGGTTGATTTCCCACGTTTTAATGGTACTAATCCTCGTGGTTGGGCTCTTAAATATGACCGGTATTTTGGTTTACATAAATTTCCTGATGATGAACGTGTTGATATGGCTGCAATTCATTTCAATTCATCAGCCGATTCATGGTTTTTAAATTACCAACAGGGTAAAGAGTTTATTTCATGGGATACCTTTAAACATGATTTATGTGCTAGATTTGAGGATGTTGCTCAGGATAATTATGTTGGTAGTTTCAATAAACTAGCCCAAACCACCACTATAGAGGATTACTATGATCtttgggagcactataagagctTTATGATAGCTAATAGTCCTTACCTACCTAAGAGTTTGTATACATTGAGCTTCATTAGTGGGTTAAAAGAGGAGATACATACAGTTGTACAAATGTTCAAACCTGAAAATACTGCAACAAATTTTTATTTGGCTAGGCTGCAACAGGCTTCTTTACATCACCAGCCTAAACCAACTAAATCCTTCTCTAGACCATTTGTACCTTCACCACTTTCTGTTTCCCACCCACCATCTACAATCAAACCATTTTTCTCTCCATCCTCTACCCTTACCAAGCACAATACATCCTCATCAACTCCCATTGTAACTCACCCTCCTACACCTACTAAAACATCACCGGACAATTCTCTTCCTCCTGTTAAGAGACTCACTCATGCACAAATGCAGGTGAGGAAATATAAGGGGATTTGTTACAATTTTGATGAGTTCTATAGACAGAGTCACAGATGTAAAACTCAACAATTGTTCATGCTCATTGCTGATGAAGACTTAGAGGACCATGGATCCTTGTCTACTGAAGAAATCTCTGATACATATCCTTCGGCTTCTGATTCTACAATTGAGATTTCCTTACAGGCCTTGACAGGAAATATTGCTCATGACACTATTAGAATCTCTGGTCATCTCAACAAGCATCCTGTGGTTGTACTTATTGACACAGGAAGCACCCATAACTTCATTGATGCTGCCTTAACTTCCAAATTGGGTCTTCATGTTTCTCCCACTGGCCACATGCTTGTTACAGTTGCTAATGGAGACAGTACAATCAACATGggtattttccatcatctcaactGGGAAATGCAAGGACATCAATTCTCTTCAAACTTACAAGATCTTCCTCTTGGTGGTTGCGATATTGTTTTGGGAGCAGATTGGTTGCGACAACTTGGTGATGTTACCTTTAACTTCAATAAGATGAGCATTTCTTTTATACATCAAGGCAACCCAATCGCACTTCAGGGTACTACTTCTAAACCTTATCTGAGTCTCATTAGTGCTTCTTCCTTAAAGAAGTTTATTAAGAGTAATACCCCTACACTCATAGGTCAATTTTTCTATATTTATGTTACCCCTGTACTTCCACCACCACTTGCAGTCTCTGCTCTTCTAGATACTTTTTCAGATGTTTTTGCAGATGCTACTGGACTTCCTCCTTCTAGGTCGCTTGACCATCAAATCCCACTTAAAACAGGGCTAATCCAACTTCTCAAAGACCATATAAGTGGCCTTATGTCCATAAGCCTGTGGTCGAATCATTAG